From Anomalospiza imberbis isolate Cuckoo-Finch-1a 21T00152 chromosome 22, ASM3175350v1, whole genome shotgun sequence, a single genomic window includes:
- the ZC3H10 gene encoding LOW QUALITY PROTEIN: zinc finger CCCH domain-containing protein 10 (The sequence of the model RefSeq protein was modified relative to this genomic sequence to represent the inferred CDS: deleted 1 base in 1 codon) — MPDRDGRDGYANNGGSGDEAGAGADDICRDFLRNVCKRGKRCRFRHPDISEVTNLGVRKNEFIFCHDFQNKECVRLNCRFIHGTKEDEDCYKKTGELPPRLRQKVAAGLGLSPADLPNSKEEVPICRDFLKGDCQRGAKCKFQHLQRDYEYEARGREQGLGPGGRRYEPYDGLYDPDEPVLKRRRAEGLYESYEYGFASPRAVEYRLLEEENVLLRKRVEDLKKQVNNLLATNEVLLEQNAQFRNQAKVMTLSSTATATEQTLAPTVGTVTNYNHSIAQTHTTLSSQALQPRPVTQQDLVAPAGAQAAPPANAAPPMNPEIAPLSAALAQTIAQGMAPPPVSMAPVAVSVAPVAVSMAQPLGGITMSHATTPMVTYPIASQSMRITAMPH, encoded by the exons ATGCCGGACCGCGACGGCCGCGACGGCTACGCCAACAACGGCGGCAGC GGGGACGAGGCGGGCGCCGGCGCCGACGACATCTGCCGCGACTTCCTCCGCAACGTCTGCAAGCGCGGCAAGCGCTGCCGCTTCCGGCACCCCGACATCTCCGAGGTGACCAACCTGGGCGTGCGCAAGAACGAGTTCATCTTCTGCCACGACTTCCAGAACAAGGAGTGCGTGCGCCTCAACTGCCGCTTCATCCACGGCACCAAGGAGGACGAGGACTGCTACAAGAAGACGGGCGAGCTGCCGCCGCGCCTGCGCCAGAAAGTGGCCGCCGGGCTGGGGCTGTCGCCCGCCGACCTCCCCAACAGCAAGGAGGAGGTGCCCATCTGCCGGGACTTCCTCAAGGGCGACTGCCAGCGCGGCGCCAAGTGCAAGTTCCAGCACCTGCAGCGGGACTACGAGTACGAGGCGCGGGGCCGCgagcaggggctgggccccGGCGGGCGCCGCTACGAGCCCTACGACGGCCTCTACGACCCCGACGAGCCGGTGCTGAAGCGGCGGCGGGCCGAGGGGCTCTACGAGAGCTACGAGTACGGCTTCGCCAGCCCGCGGGCCGTGGAGTACcggctgctggaggaggagaacGTGCTGCTGCGGAAGCGCGTGGAGGACCTCAAGAAGCAGGTGAACAACCTGCTGGCCACCAAcgaggtgctgctggagcagaacGCGCAGTTCCGCAACCAGGCCAAGGTGATGACGCTCAGCTCCACGGCCACGGCCACCGAGCAGACTCTGGCACCCACGGTGGGGACGGTGACCAACTACAACCACAGCATCGCGCAGACGCACACCAcgctcagcagccaggccctGCAGCCCCGCCCCGTCACCCAGCAGGATTTGGTGGCCCCGGCCGGCGCCCAGGCCGCCCCTCCGGCCAACGCCGCGCCCCCCATGAACCCCGAGATCGCGCCGCTGTCGGCGGCCCTGGCGCAGACCATCGCCCAGGGCATGGCGCCGCCGCCCGTCTCCATGGCGCCCGTGGCTGTGTCGGTGGCGCCGGTGGCCGTGTCCATGGCGCAGCCGCTCGGCGGCATCACCATGAGCCACGCCACCACGCCCATGGTCACCTACCCCATCGCCTCGCAGAGCATGAGGATAACGGCCATGCCCCACTGA